One region of Triticum aestivum cultivar Chinese Spring chromosome 6B, IWGSC CS RefSeq v2.1, whole genome shotgun sequence genomic DNA includes:
- the LOC123136034 gene encoding dnaJ homolog subfamily B member 1: MDYYNILKVNRNASLEDLKKSYRRLARTWHPDKNPTGGAEAEARFKQITEAYEVLSDPEKRAIYDQYGEEGLKGMPPPGSQSRTATASGSSGPSNFRYNPSDPDDIFNEFMASNKPYTFGQDRRRFQPPHRTSAVNGRSEASSSSQKEPGTSTSHLEKPPPVEKTLLCTLEELYNGTKRKMKITRNVAKSDGKVEVETEILQVEVLPGWKKGTKMTFPNKGDTLPGYLPQDLTFVIDMKPHDTYTLEGNNLLVSQEIPLVDALAGTTINLRTLDGRSLPVRVEEVVRPGQEIVIENEGWPIRKEPGKKGSLRIRFDVAFPARLSSSQRAAIRRIMGS; encoded by the exons ATGGACTACTACAACATCCTCAAGGTGAACCGGAATGCCTCATTGGAGGACCTCAAGAAGTCGTACCGGCGGCTCGCTAGGACCTGGCACCCTGACAAGAACCCGACTGGTGGCGCTGAGGCTGAGGCCAGGTTCAAGCAGATAACTGAGGCCTACGAG GTACTAAGTGATCCAGAAAAGCGTGCAATTTATGACCAATACGGTGAAGAAGGTTTAAAGGGTATGCCTCCACCTGGTTCGCAAAGCCGGACCGCCACAGCTTCTGGCTCAAGTGGTCCAAGTAATTTCCGTTACAATCCTAGTGATCCAGATGATATCTTTAATGAGTTCATGGCGAGCAACAAGCCATACACCTTTGGTCAAGACCGAAGGCGCTTTCAACCACCACACCGGACCTCAGCAGTGAATGGTCGAAGTGAAGCTTCTTCCAGTTCACAGAAGGAGCCTGGTACCAGTACAAGCCATCTGGAAAAGCCACCGCCTGTGGAGAAGACATTACTTTGCACTCTCGAAGAGCTGTATAATGGAACAAAAAGGAAGATGAAGATCACTAGGAATGTCGCAAAATCAGATGG AAAGGTAGAAGTTGAGACAGAGATCTTGCAGGTCGAGGTGTTGCCAGGCTGGAAAAAGGGAACAAAGATGACATTTCCCAACAAAGGCGACACGCTGCCCGGCTATTTACCGCAGGACCTGACCTTTGTCATCGACATGAAGCCCCATGACACCTACACTCTCGAAGGGAACAACCTCCTGGTAAGCCAGGAGATCCCCCTGGTGGACGCTCTTGCCGGGACGACCATAAACCTCAGGACCCTTGATGGCAGGAGCCTTCCCGTCAGGGTGGAGGAAGTGGTGCGCCCTGGCCAGGAGATTGTGATTGAGAATGAAGGGTGGCCGATCCGAAAGGAGCCAGGGAAGAAGGGGAGCCTGAGGATCAGGTTCGACGTGGCCTTCCCGGCGAGGCTATCCTCGTCGCAGCGAGCTGCCATCAGGCGGATCATGGGGAGCTAA